The Rhizobium rosettiformans genomic sequence ATCGTCCTGATCGCTCTGACCTCGGCCGTCGTCAAGGCGTTCGATGTCTCCGACAAGGCTGTTGCCGAAGCAGTCGCCGCCGAGCGCGAGGCCGTAGAGATGGCCGATCACGTCAAGCGAACCGATGCCGCTGCCGATGCTGACCGCCGCAAGCGGGAAGCGGAAAAGGCGCGGGAAGCCGAAGCGGTGGACTACGCCGTTTCCGAACTCGCCAAGTCGCTGCAGAAACTGGCGGAGGGGGACCTCTCCTGCCGCATCGACAGCGCCTTCTCAGGCCCGCTTGATGAACTGCGCACGTCCTTCAATACCTCCGTGCAGAAGCTCGAAGTCGTCGTTTCTCAGGTCGGTCAGGTGGCCTCCGTCCTCCGCAACGGTACGGGCCAGATCGGCCAGGCCAACAACGATCTCTCCGCCCGCAGCGAGCGCCAGGCCGCGTCGGTCGAGGAAACCGCGAGCGCTCTGTCCAGCGTGATGGCCACCGTGAAGGAAACCGCGTCTGTCGCGGATTCGGTCGGCAAGTTGGTCAACCAGGCAAGGATGGGTGCGGAACGATCCGGCACGATCGTAACCGACGCGGTCTCTGCCATGAGCCGTATCGAGCAGTCCTCGCAGTCGATTTCAAACATCATCGGCGTCATCGACGAGATTGCCTTCCAGACCAATCTTCTGGCGCTGAACGCCGGCGTCGAAGCCGCACGTGCCGGTGAGGCCGGGAAGGGTTTTGCCGTCGTCGCACAGGAGGTCCGCGAACTCGCTCAGCGCTCCGCCAACGCAGCGAAGGAGATAAAGACCCTCATCAACGCATCCGGGGAAGAAGTGCGCAACGGCGTATCGCTGGTCGATCAGGCCGGCGAGGCTTTGAGCACGATCGCGACCGAGGTGCAGTCGATCAGCCGCGAGATCTGCAAGATCATCGACGGTGCCAAGAGCCAGGCGCAGGGCCTTGCCGAGATCGATCAGGCGGTCGGGCACATCGACAAGAACACTCAGCGGAATGCTGCGATGGTGGAGGAGTCGAGCGCTGCGATCCAGCAACTCGTCCAGGAGGCCACCACGCTGGACCACCTGATGGCGCAGTTCAAGACCGGATCGAAGACGGGTTCCGGAACCCGTCGCGCCGCTTGACCGCAGGCAACCCATATTCGCACGAAAGACTTGGGGCCACGATCGTCGTGGCCCCATTTCCGTTTCAGGGCTCCGTCAGGCCTCTGTCGCGTCTCAAAGCCACTGCTGGCCCTCGCCGCGGACGAAATAGATCAGGTCGAGGCTGAGGCTCGGCTTGCCCAGTCCTGTCAATCCGGCATGCACCTGTCCGCGATGATGGGTCTGGTGATTGAAGACATGGGTGAGTGCCGGCCAGAGCTTCAGCGCCAGGACCTCGGATGAACCGACCGGCGAATAGGTGAACGGCCGCTCGATTTTCTCCGCGGTCAGGCTCTGCGCATAGCGGATGATCCGTGTGTCTTCTTCCAGCCGAGCCGCTCGCAGATCCTCGAAGTCATCATAGGGGCGCTCATCCAGCGCGCGGGGCATCGGGCCTTCGCCGGTGAACCGGTTCAGCCAGATCCGGTCTGCGGTTAGGATGTGGCTCAGCGTGGCGAAGATCGATCCAAAGAAGGCGCCGGTATCGCGGTGGAGTTCTTCGGTCGAGAGGTCCGCGACGGCAGAATAAAGCAGCCTGTTGGCCCAGGCATTGTAGTCCGCGAGCATCTGATAGTTCTGCATGGTGCACTCCTGAATTTGGTCCTGCACCCAGTCTAGCCGGGTTCGACCGAAATGGGTGTGATGAGTTCCATGAAAAATGCTGATTTGCATCCAGCCCCGGGATCGGCTTGTCTGGCGCAAAATCAGGAGAACCCGATGACGATGACCCTCTATTCGCTGTGCGGCGCCGATGCCGCGCGTCCCTTCTCGCCCCATTGCTGGAAGGTCGTGATGGCCCTTCATCACAAGGGACTGGACTTCGAAGAGCGGCCGCTCGCCTTCACGGCGATCCCAACTGTCGAAGGCGGGTTCTCCAAAACGGTCCCGATCCTCCGGGACGGCCAGGAACTGATCTCCGACAGCTTTCGGATCGCGCTCTATCTGGAGGAGGCCTATCCCGAGCAGCCGAGCCTGTTCGGCGGACAGGGCGGGGTCGCCGCGGCACGCCTGGTCGAGGGCTATTCGCAGCATGTGGTCCACGGCGCGATCACGAAGATCGCCCTCGTCGACATCCACGACATGCTCGCGCCCACCGACCAGGCCTATTTCCGCAAGAGCCGTGAGGAAAGACTCGGACGGACCTTGGAGGACATGGCCGCCGGTCGCGACGCCGCAATTGCCGCCTTGCCCGCAGCGCTCCAGCCACTCCGCCACATGCTGGCCTTCCAGCCCTTCGTCGGTGGAGCAACCCCGCTCTTTGGTGACTATATTCTGTTCGGTGCCTTGCAATGGCTGAGGGTCACCACGGGCGCCATTCACCTGCCGGCGGATGATCCGGTGAGCCTCTGGTTCGACCGCTGTCTCGAACTCCATGACGGCGTCGCCCGTGAGGTCGCCTGACAGGGCAAAAACCGGCCGATTGTGACGTCGCCGTGAAATTGTCGAACCCCTCTTGTCTTCGTGATTCGGGGCGGGTAGATACCGCCCACTTTCCCTGACAGACAAAAGGATGAGACAGATGGCGATTGAACGCACCTTCTCGATGATCAAGCCCGACGCCACCAAGCGCAACCTGACCGGCGCCATCACCAAGGTCTTCGAAGACAACGGCCTGCGCGTCGTTGCTTCGAAGCGCGTTTGGATGAGCCAGCGCGAAGCCGAAGGCTTCTACGCCGTTCACAAGGAACGCCCTTTCTTTGGCGAACTGGTTGAAGGCATGACCTCGGGCCCGACCGTCGTTCAGGTTCTCGAAGGCGAAAACGCCATCCTCAAGAACCGCGAAATCATGGGCGCCACCAACCCGGCCAATGCTGACGAAGGCACCATCCGCAAGATGTTCGCCCTCTCGATCGGCGAAAACTCGGTTCACGGTTCGGACGCTCCGGAAACCGCTGCCCAGGAAATCAGTTACTGGTTCGCCGACACCGAGATCGTCGGCTGAATCAGGTCCTGAGGCGAAGGTCTCAATACACTGGAAGAATTGAAGAACCGGGGCCGAAAGGCTCCGGTTTTTTATGCGAGCCGGCTATCGGCTCCACCGATCCCACGCGCTGTCGTCGGCATCCTTGGCCGCGACCCAGTCGCCGCTCGACCCATCCTGATTGTGTTCCTTCTTCCAGAAGGGCGCGGAGGTCTTCAGGAAATCCATGACGAAATTGGCGCCGTCGAAGGCGGCCTGACGATGGGGGGCGGCGGCAATGACGAGGACGATCTGTTCTCCGGCCTCGACCCGCCCGAAGCGGTGGATGGCGGTGAGCCCTAGAAGCGAGAAGCGCTCGATCGCCAATCTGCCGATCCGCATCATCTCGGCTTCAGCCATGCCCGGATAATGTTCCAGTTCGAGCGCGGAAAGCGTGCCCGCCTCGTCGCGGCAAAGGCCAACGAAGGAGACGATGGCGCCGATATCCTTGCGGCCGGCTGTCAAGCCGCGCGATTCTGCTGCGGCATCGAAATCGTCCCGCTGCACGCGGATGGTGGGGGCAGGCTTGGCCGTCACGGCTTGTCCTCCAGCGGGATGCTTCTCAGCCGCCGGTCATCGGCGGAAAGATCCCGATCTCACGGGCGCCCGCGATTGCTTCATGGTGTTCGACATGTTCCTGATTGACCGCAACGCGGATTGCCTTGGGGAAGCGCAAGGCCTCCTCATAGCCTTCGCCGAGCGTTGCAAGCCAGGATACAAGATCGCCGGCCGTTTTGACCTCGGCCGGGATGTCGAGTTCTTCCTCACCCTTGCCGATACGCTCGCGAACCCAGGCGAAGTAGACGAGCTTCACCATCTCAATCGACCATGTGCTTCGCGCCGGCGCGGAAATAGTCGTAGCCGGTATAGATGGTCAGGATCGCGGCGATCCAGAGGAGCGTGATGCCGGCCTCCGTCGTATAGGGCAGCACCTTGTCGCCTGCGGGACCGGCGAGCAGGAAGGCGAGCGCAAACATCTGCGCGGTCGTCTTCCACTTTGCAATCTGGGTCACAGGCACGGACACCTTCAGCGCCGCCAGATATTCACGCAGCCCGGACACCAGGATCTCGCGGCACAGAATGGTGATGGCAGCCCAGAGCGACCAGCCCGCGATCGTGCCGTCTGCTGCCATCAAGAGCAGAACGGAGGCGATCAGCAGCTTGTCGGCGATCGGGTCCAGCATCTTGCCGATATTCGAGGTCTGGTTCCAGATCCGGGCGAGATAGCCATCGAGATAGTCAGTGATCGAGGCGACGACAAAGATCGTCAGCGCTGACCACCGCGCAAAGTCGGAGCTCTGCAGACGGCCTTCGAGGAAGAAGCAGACAACGATCAGCGGCACGGCCAGGATGCGGGCGTAGGTGAGGAGATTGGGGATGTTGTATGCGCGCGAAGCCATGATGCCCTGTCTTTGAAGTCTGGTGCTCTGAGTGATGTGATGGGTTTCCGTCGGGGCCGTCAACTCAAGAATTCTGAACCGTCTGTATCATCATCTTGACCCCGGATGCGTCGTTTCCGTGTCAGTCACCGCTGCTTTCGTGAAAATGGTTGTAGATCAGCCGCGCCACGGCTTCCGAGATGCCCTCGACGGCCATCAGATCGCTGACCGCCGCCCGGGACACGGCCTTGGCTGTGCCGAAATGCTGCAGCAGCGCCCGCTTGCGCGTCGGGCCGATACCGGAGATCTCGTCGAGCGGGTTCTTGACCATTTCCTTCTTGCGCCGCGCCCTATGCGAGCCGATCGCAAACCGATGCGCTTCGTCGCGCATGCGCTGGATGAAATAGAGGACCGGGTCGCGCGGCGGCAGCGTGAAGTCGGGCTTGCCGTCAACGAAGAAGCGCTCGCGCCCCGCGTCGCGATCCACACCCTTGGCAACGCCGATGGCGATCACGCTCTCGGTGATGTCGAGATCGGCAAGGATCTTGCGGACTGCCGACATCTGGCCCTGACCACCGTCGATCAGGATCACATCCGGCCAGGCAGGGAAGGGGGTGTCCGCACTGTCCTCGGGCGCCACACTGCGATCCGGCTTGCCCTCTTCCTTCAGCAGGCGCGAGAAGCGCCGGGTCATCACTTCGCGCATCATGCCGAAGTCGTCGCCCGGCGTGATGTCGGTCGATTTGATGTTGAACTTGCGGTACTGCCCCTTCACGAAGCCTTCAGGCCCGGCGACCACCATGCCGCCGACGGCATTGGTGCCCATGATATGGGAGTTGTCATAGATCTCGATCCGGCGCGGCACGTAAGGCAGCTGGAAGGTTTCGGCGAGACCGGCCAGCAGCCGTGACTGCGAGGCGGTTTCGGCGAGCTTGCGGCCATGCGCCTCTCGCGCATTGGCATTCACATGATCGACGAGATCCTTCTTTTCCCCGCGTTGTGGCACACTGATCGCCACCTTGTGGCCGGCCTTTTCGGAAAGCGCAGTCGCCAGCAGGTCCTGTTCCTCGACCTCTTCGGACAGAAGGATCAGACGGGGCACGGGCTTGTCGTCATAGAATTGCGCAAGGAAGGAGTTGAGCACTTCGGCTGCGCTGAGCTGCGGATCGGCCTTGGGGAAATAGGCCTGGTTGCCCCAGTTCTGACTGGCGCGGAAAAAGAACACCTGAATGCAGGACAGCCCGCCTTCGTGATGGATAGCAAAGACGTCGGCCTCGTCCACACCCGCCGGATTGATGCCCTGATGGCTCTGGACATGGCTGAGGCCCGCAAGCCGGTCGCGAAACACGGCGGCGCGCTCGAAGTCGAGATCCTCGGCCGCCTCGTTCATGGCGCGCGCCATGGCTTCCTTGACGTTCTGGCTCTTGCCCGACAGGAAGTCCTTCGCCTCGCGCACGAGGCCGGCATAATCCTGATCGCTGATCTCATGCGTGCAGGGGCCCGAACAGCGCTTGATTTGATAGAGTAGGCAGGGCCGTGTGCGGCTTTCGAAGACGCTGTCGGTACAGGTGCGCAGAAGGAACGCGCGCTGCAGCGAGTTGATCGTGCGGCCGACAGCACTCGCCGAAGCAAAGGGGCCAAAATAGTCGCCCTTGCGGGCACGGGCGCCACGATGCTTGTAGATCGCGGGCGACCGGGTATCTCCGGTGATCAGGATATAGGGAAAGCTCTTGTCGTCGCGCAACAGCACGTTGAAGCGTGGACGCAGGCGCTTGATCAGGTTGGCTTCGAGCAGCAGGGCCTCGACCTCGGTTCGGGTCGTGACGAATTCCATATGCACCGTGTCCCGCACCATGCGTGACAGGCGGTTCGAATGCACACGGCCCTGGGCATAATTGCTGACGCGCTTCTTCAGGCTGCGCGCCTTGCCGACATACATGACCTCGCCGGCCTTGTTCAGCATGCGATAGACGCCAGGCGCATTGGGCAGCCGCTTGACGAATTCGGCAATCAGATCGGCGCCGGTGAGCCCTGTTTCATCAAGGCCATCGACATGCCAGTCGATCTCGACGCCGGGGCGGGAGGCTTCCACCTCGACCGCAACTTCGTCGTCATCGTCTTCCGTGCCGTCATAGAGAATGCCGCCGTCGGGCAGCTTTCCTCCATTCATTCATTGATCTCCGTGCCGTGCCAAATCAGATGCTGGCCCCCATCCAAGGCGATCATTTGGCCGGTGATCGACGGCGTGTCAAAAAGAAAGCGGATCGTTCGCCCGAATTCGTCGAGCGACGGGCCTCGTTTCAGCGGAAGGCTGTCCACCTGCGCCTGGAAATCTTCCGGCCGCTGCCTCTCCGAAATCAAGGTGGGGCCGGGGCCGATCGCATTCACCCGCACCCGCGGAGAGAAGGCCTGGGCGAGCGTCTGGGTGGCTGTCCAGAGCGTCGCCTTGGACAGCGTATAGGAAAAGAAGGTCGGCTTCAGCGCCAGCACGCGCTGGTCGATGATGTTGACGATTAGGCCCGATCGACCCTCAGGCAGCGCCTTGACGAGGGCGCCGCTCAATATCGCCGGAGCCCGGACATGCAGATTGAAGTGGCGGTCGAAGATTTCGGGATCGAAATCGACCGCAGAGTCGTCTTCGAAGATCGAGGCATTGTTGACGAGCAGCCCGACAGGCCCGAATTCGGCCTCGGTCTGCGGAATCAGAGATCCGGTCTCGAAAATGTTACCAAGGTCCGCCTTCAGCGCAATGGCGCGTTTTCCCTCGGATCGCAAGTCGCGGGCCACCGCCTCTGCCGCATCCAGCGAACCGTTCGCATGCAATGCCACGGCAAAACCATGAGCGGCCAAGTCTTCGGCGATGGCGCGGCCAAGTCGTTTTGCGGATCCAGTGACCAAAGCCACCTTCGGGATGCCGTTTTGCATCTGTCTTACCTTGTTCTGTCAGTGGTGTTGCGCTGCATATATGGCGCCAGCGCGATATTTAAACGGGGCATATCTGAAACTTCTTGCGGTCTTTGCTTGGCGGCGTCTGCGTATAGCGCAAGTATAATTTTATGAAATCTTCAGTAAATCGCGTAAAACATTTGTTATGGTTAACGAATCGTTTGTGTCTTTTAAGCAACGTCCCGATTTGGTCATGGCTGCGCCACAAAGAATTCACATTTCCGCTCTTTCATTTCCTCAATTTCTATTCATCTAGACAGTCGGAACGGACAGATTACCCACTAACGTTCAGGCCGCCGTTGGTTCTTAGTGAAGAGCGGCCGGGAACCGAAAGGAGACTAACATGCGTAACCTCAAGATCATGCTTCTGGCATCCGCCACCTCGTTCGCAGCTTTCGCCGCCCAGGCAGCCGACGCCATCTACCAGGCACCGGAAGCCCCGATGGCGACCGAATCCTACTCTGCACCGGCCGGCAACTGGTCGGGTGCCTATGTCGGTGGTGGTCTGACCTACGACTTCGGCAAGTTCACCGGCTCGGACAACGGCCGTGACGCCAAGGACCTCGGCGGCACCCTTTACGGTGGTTACAACATGCAGAACGGCTCGATCGTTTACGGTGCAGAAGCTGACATCAGCTACGCCGGTGAAGACGGTTCGGCCGGCAGCCAGGCTCCGGTCGGTGCGCTCAAGGGCACCCAGGGCGTCAACGGCTCGGTCCGTGGTCGCGTCGGTTACGATCTGAACCCCTTCATGGTCTACGGTACGGCTGGTCTGGCTGTTGCCAACCACGAGCTGGAA encodes the following:
- a CDS encoding methyl-accepting chemotaxis protein, encoding MNELNKLRDRISYGIVGLLWINFALIVIRNLVREQGVDWTMILATLALLVPATLLWTRDRTGATTRMVTSMANAATVAILVFAFQGSPLQIDIHMYFFASLAICAAWIDWKAIIGYAALVAVHHLLLYVAMPLAVFPGDSDFSRVVLHAVVLIVQSIVLIALTSAVVKAFDVSDKAVAEAVAAEREAVEMADHVKRTDAAADADRRKREAEKAREAEAVDYAVSELAKSLQKLAEGDLSCRIDSAFSGPLDELRTSFNTSVQKLEVVVSQVGQVASVLRNGTGQIGQANNDLSARSERQAASVEETASALSSVMATVKETASVADSVGKLVNQARMGAERSGTIVTDAVSAMSRIEQSSQSISNIIGVIDEIAFQTNLLALNAGVEAARAGEAGKGFAVVAQEVRELAQRSANAAKEIKTLINASGEEVRNGVSLVDQAGEALSTIATEVQSISREICKIIDGAKSQAQGLAEIDQAVGHIDKNTQRNAAMVEESSAAIQQLVQEATTLDHLMAQFKTGSKTGSGTRRAA
- a CDS encoding DinB family protein translates to MQNYQMLADYNAWANRLLYSAVADLSTEELHRDTGAFFGSIFATLSHILTADRIWLNRFTGEGPMPRALDERPYDDFEDLRAARLEEDTRIIRYAQSLTAEKIERPFTYSPVGSSEVLALKLWPALTHVFNHQTHHRGQVHAGLTGLGKPSLSLDLIYFVRGEGQQWL
- a CDS encoding glutathione S-transferase family protein, producing the protein MTMTLYSLCGADAARPFSPHCWKVVMALHHKGLDFEERPLAFTAIPTVEGGFSKTVPILRDGQELISDSFRIALYLEEAYPEQPSLFGGQGGVAAARLVEGYSQHVVHGAITKIALVDIHDMLAPTDQAYFRKSREERLGRTLEDMAAGRDAAIAALPAALQPLRHMLAFQPFVGGATPLFGDYILFGALQWLRVTTGAIHLPADDPVSLWFDRCLELHDGVAREVA
- the ndk gene encoding nucleoside-diphosphate kinase is translated as MAIERTFSMIKPDATKRNLTGAITKVFEDNGLRVVASKRVWMSQREAEGFYAVHKERPFFGELVEGMTSGPTVVQVLEGENAILKNREIMGATNPANADEGTIRKMFALSIGENSVHGSDAPETAAQEISYWFADTEIVG
- a CDS encoding molybdenum cofactor biosynthesis protein MoaE, yielding MTAKPAPTIRVQRDDFDAAAESRGLTAGRKDIGAIVSFVGLCRDEAGTLSALELEHYPGMAEAEMMRIGRLAIERFSLLGLTAIHRFGRVEAGEQIVLVIAAAPHRQAAFDGANFVMDFLKTSAPFWKKEHNQDGSSGDWVAAKDADDSAWDRWSR
- the moaD gene encoding molybdopterin converting factor subunit 1, which encodes MVKLVYFAWVRERIGKGEEELDIPAEVKTAGDLVSWLATLGEGYEEALRFPKAIRVAVNQEHVEHHEAIAGAREIGIFPPMTGG
- the pgsA gene encoding CDP-diacylglycerol--glycerol-3-phosphate 3-phosphatidyltransferase, which translates into the protein MASRAYNIPNLLTYARILAVPLIVVCFFLEGRLQSSDFARWSALTIFVVASITDYLDGYLARIWNQTSNIGKMLDPIADKLLIASVLLLMAADGTIAGWSLWAAITILCREILVSGLREYLAALKVSVPVTQIAKWKTTAQMFALAFLLAGPAGDKVLPYTTEAGITLLWIAAILTIYTGYDYFRAGAKHMVD
- the uvrC gene encoding excinuclease ABC subunit UvrC, coding for MNGGKLPDGGILYDGTEDDDDEVAVEVEASRPGVEIDWHVDGLDETGLTGADLIAEFVKRLPNAPGVYRMLNKAGEVMYVGKARSLKKRVSNYAQGRVHSNRLSRMVRDTVHMEFVTTRTEVEALLLEANLIKRLRPRFNVLLRDDKSFPYILITGDTRSPAIYKHRGARARKGDYFGPFASASAVGRTINSLQRAFLLRTCTDSVFESRTRPCLLYQIKRCSGPCTHEISDQDYAGLVREAKDFLSGKSQNVKEAMARAMNEAAEDLDFERAAVFRDRLAGLSHVQSHQGINPAGVDEADVFAIHHEGGLSCIQVFFFRASQNWGNQAYFPKADPQLSAAEVLNSFLAQFYDDKPVPRLILLSEEVEEQDLLATALSEKAGHKVAISVPQRGEKKDLVDHVNANAREAHGRKLAETASQSRLLAGLAETFQLPYVPRRIEIYDNSHIMGTNAVGGMVVAGPEGFVKGQYRKFNIKSTDITPGDDFGMMREVMTRRFSRLLKEEGKPDRSVAPEDSADTPFPAWPDVILIDGGQGQMSAVRKILADLDITESVIAIGVAKGVDRDAGRERFFVDGKPDFTLPPRDPVLYFIQRMRDEAHRFAIGSHRARRKKEMVKNPLDEISGIGPTRKRALLQHFGTAKAVSRAAVSDLMAVEGISEAVARLIYNHFHESSGD
- a CDS encoding SDR family oxidoreductase, which encodes MQNGIPKVALVTGSAKRLGRAIAEDLAAHGFAVALHANGSLDAAEAVARDLRSEGKRAIALKADLGNIFETGSLIPQTEAEFGPVGLLVNNASIFEDDSAVDFDPEIFDRHFNLHVRAPAILSGALVKALPEGRSGLIVNIIDQRVLALKPTFFSYTLSKATLWTATQTLAQAFSPRVRVNAIGPGPTLISERQRPEDFQAQVDSLPLKRGPSLDEFGRTIRFLFDTPSITGQMIALDGGQHLIWHGTEINE
- a CDS encoding outer membrane protein, with translation MRNLKIMLLASATSFAAFAAQAADAIYQAPEAPMATESYSAPAGNWSGAYVGGGLTYDFGKFTGSDNGRDAKDLGGTLYGGYNMQNGSIVYGAEADISYAGEDGSAGSQAPVGALKGTQGVNGSVRGRVGYDLNPFMVYGTAGLAVANHELEGGGTNDEKLAAGYTVGAGVETFVTDNITARVEYRYSDYQKRDFNLGGSTISRGFDDHSVKVGMGVKF